Part of the Haliotis asinina isolate JCU_RB_2024 chromosome 8, JCU_Hal_asi_v2, whole genome shotgun sequence genome is shown below.
ACCAGTTTGTTTACAGGACTCATGGGTTGTGTGGTGAAAGGTTTGACAAACACTAAACAATTAGGAAAGGCAATGAATACCCTTCTCTCCACACCAGCTAccataactgatattcagtGACTCATGGATATAATCTCCCAAACTATTACGTTTTTCAGTCCAAAGAATTTGTTCCGGCAGATCGTCGGGACGATAACGAGACTTTCCATGCATTGACTTCGCACAAAAGGATAAGGGGACTGCTTTTCAATGCATGCACAATCCTGGACAGGCAGATCTGTCAATACATCCTTTTATGcacggacgcacgcacgcaccccaAACACCTCTCCTCCGCAGTCGCGCCTTGTCACGGAATTCAATGACTACCTACCAGTTGATATCCTGTGACGGAATGGACGATAAGACGTGCATTCATGCATCAtcttagactaatgcttagtctctgaatatatattttgaattgtaacaaataaacccatttgaaTTGGAAAGGAGaccaagggagaccagagattctgtAGCTGAACAAGTCTAAACTTGTTTTATAAAAGGCTatagcactgcagagagggctaggctgtagggaaaataatgtggttcaggggtGGTGAGACAGATTGGCATCATCTTTGTGAACGTCAGAAGacgtttataacgaactgacggatgTTACGATTTTTCCGTCCCTATCCCTTGCAGTATATTTTAACCGAAATCCGAATGGGGGACTACAGGTACAACTAACTACAATGAAAGCTTGCTTTGAGTTATCCCTGCGATATATTAATGGTTTACTGTACTTAACTTGAAGACTGAAGTTAGCCGTTGGTTTCATTAAAATACAGATTGCAGCATTTTTTCCTATTTGTAAACGAAAGGGCATGGGAAACTATTTCTGTCAGCAtactgttttatgtttcattttactCTGAAATAGTTAGTGAAAGTCTGTTTCTGTAAACCCTTAGTCACCGCTCAACGAATACTTATGTAAATTTATATAGTCTAGGCTTTAATTCCCcaccagggcctcctttcacagagcactaaggtgatcgtaagtcactaaagTAACctaagtgcaatgttaaagaatatgAGTTAACCTTAGTAATTTTTCTTCGTCAAAGGAGCCCCGGGCCTATAGTAGGATATCATACCTAGTGCTGGTACGTTCACTGAGTTATATCCTATTGAGGACACCTGTACATGGCTCTTCAGCGCAGTAAAGGTGCTCTGAACTATATATACAGTATCTTGTATCACTTCATTATCACAGTGAGTTCAGAGAGTGGGTAGGTCACTGATATCGAGCTTCAATGATCACGGATATTTCATCACACAGTGAAAAGCAACTGCTCAACAATGATTCACAACTGACTGACAAGACAAAACAACCATACTGGAGGATGAAATATGTGCATCCCTGCTCTATCAGTGCTGCTGAACCGGTATAGACCTTTCTTATGTCAATGATACATTCACACCTTTCAGATGATTTCACACAAatagtggtggggtagcctagtggttaaagtgttcgcctcacgccgatgacccgggttctattccccaaatggtcacaatgtgtgaagcccatttctggtgttcccgatgtgatattgctgggatatttctgCAACGGCGtaaaaactaactcactcacacaaatatACCAACGGGCAAATAAAAGTATACACTTCAGTTGATTTTGAGATTAAACAGTACAAAAGTTATGAAAGCTTAAAtgtgtaaacaaaaaaaacctgcCAAAACAATGCAAGCTTCATGCTGAAACTGCCATACCCTCATGACATACGTAACCTTCGAAAACAAGCCGTATCTCGTTGTTTCATTCTTGCTTGCGTGCTTTCCCGCATGCGCGAATGCCTAGGTATTGTTTACTGCCAGGTCAGCAATCTTACAGCTATTACGAGATAAATACACAGCGACTACGATTAATAACCGCATGCAACAAGAACACATTATTAGCTCTTCGTCCCCGTTTTCAGCCACGGGTTTTTTCGTTGCTGTCATGTGTTGTTATCGTAACCGAATTACCTGAAGCAGAGTGAAagttaaatataaatatacacagataGTGTAAAAAAGACAATTCATAAACAAGAATAATATTCCCAACAAATAGTTAGATCAGGTTAGCAAAACCTGCTTAACGTTCTGAGCACTAAAAATTATTCAGTCTTctatgtagtctgtctcacaatcctgAAACATATATTCCCTAAACCCTtgccctttctgcaatgctataGTCATAAATGAATCATGTGTAGATTTCCCCAGGTCCTGAATGTCTGGTGTGCCTTGGGCTCCttatcaatttaaatgggttttttgcttgtttgtttgtttgtttgtttgttactatcataATTAtgcatattcagagactaagcgtttgTATACTCTCTATGGTTTCTACAGTAAATGCAGATTATGACCAAACATTTCGATTCGTCACCCAAACAAAGATCTGTTATCAGATTAGCAATGTCAGCGCGGGGGTGTTATGAAGGTATGTCGTTCTCAGGGGGCAGATAGCAAGGACCTTGAGGGGCGTTATCTGACCGGAGACAATGTGTATGTGACAGGACGCAGCAACACACTCCGTTACCACGGACAGGTGAGAGAGAACACGTCGAGGGTCAGGTTTACTATCTCCACCTGTACCTACTCGGTGATTGTTTAACAAAGTCATGTCCGATTCATGATGTCGAAGCGTTGAGAATTAACAGAGTTCAGATATCGCTCGGTTAACGAttagttttgctgttttggtaCTCACAGAACACGAACTTTGGTGAGGTTGGtatatgaataatatgttttgttacCTCCCTCCTAAACGACCACCCCCAtcccacaaaaaaaaaaattctcaaAAATTAATAGTTATATATCTTAATACAAACGAGGGAGTTATGGTCAGTTTTTGTGTTGCATCAGGGGATTAGAGATGATTAAGAGTAAATATTGGTGTTTGGACTTAAAAggggtgtttgtgtgtgtgcgtgcgtgtgcgtgcgtgcgtgcgtgcgtgtgtgtgtgtggagcgGGGTTTGGGAGAGCGAGAGTGACTGTTCAGATTGAGCGTTGAGGGCTGGATTGAGGCTGAGCGTTGAGGGCTGGATTGAGGGAGAGTGGTGGGTTCTGGGTTGAGGATGAGCGTTGAGAGCTATTTTGATGCTGAACGTTGAAGGATGTGTTGGGTTCAAGCGCTGAGGGCTGTTTTGAGGGTGGGCAATGAGTCCTACATTGCGTTGAGGGTGAACGTTGTTTCACGGTGAGCGTTGAGGGTTGGATTGGCTCGAAGCGTTCAGGTCTGTTTTGAGGCTGAACTTTGAGTTCTGGTAAGCGTTGAGGGCGGGAATGAGGGTGAGTGTTGAGGGCTGGATTGAGAGTGAGCGTTGAGGGCTGATTTGAGGGTGGGCGTTGAGGACTAGGCTGACGGTGAACGTTGAGTGCTGGATTGAGGGTGGGCGTTGAGGACTGTTTTGAAGGTGAGTGTTGATGCCGGATTTGAGGGTAGGCGTTGAGGGCTTGGCTGAGGGTGAgcgttgataactggattgaaGGTGAGCGTTGAACACCGGGTTGAGGGTGAGCCTTGAGGAATGTGTTGAGTGTTGGATTGAGTGTAAACGTTGAAGACTGGACTGAGTGTGGGCTTTGTGGGCTAGTTTGAGGGTGAACGTTGAACGTTGTTTTGAAGGTGAGTGTTGATGACTAGGTTGAGGGTAAAGGTAGACGGCTGGTTGAGGTTTGTTTTAACGGTGAGTGTTGAGGCTGAGCGTTGAGGGCAAGCGTTTTGAGCTGGGTTGaaggtcacacacacacacacacacacacacacacacacacacacacacacaggtttATACGTTTACAAACGATACAGCAAGACTGCTGTcgcaatacatgtatatgcatatgGTTGTCATTTGCAGGTTTTGATAAGTGTGGATAAGTAAAATACCTGTTAAGTTTTGGCGAGTCCCTTGAAATGTGACTTATAAAGGTTTCCACTGTATTTGCACTGCACTGAGGTCACCTCTATCACTAACATGTAGGTGGGTTAGGTGTTCTTGAATATTTGTGACTTTGGTGTTTAAATATAGATATGATTCGTGCTTTGTGGGTCATATGGTAGGTGTAGTCGGTGTATACAAGGATGAAAAGCAAGATTCTTATAAAAATTCCTGCAGTTTACAACTCTTTTGGGATAACTGTCGACACAAACAATAACGTACTGTGACGTTTGTATTTTGAGGCTTAAATTAGTAAAGTTGGATTAACAAAGGAACTATCACAGGCCCAAACATTACATCTTGTTGCAGATTTGTGAACACCAGCGCTCGAATATGCATCATTACAAGGTTTTCAGGTTTTATGGTATTggtgtcaaaatatttttcaaacccgTTAGCAGTAGGAAATACGTTCATGTGCAAATTTCACCCTGATCCGTCTTTCTCAATGAGCGCgttcgtgtttgtgtgtgtgcgtgcgtgcgtgcgtgcgtgcgtgcgtgcgtgttatatatgtctctgtgtgtTTTAAGTGTTGCTATTTTAGCTAACTTACTTCAACTGCGCATATTTTCCACATGCTAGGCTTGCATCAGAAATCGTTTGGACTGTGACCGTCTGCGTTTATGCTCTGTGTCTAAGCTAACTgccttgtttatttttttaaagtttttaatCATACTTCATAGTTGATAACAATATCAACCAACATAAGAGCCACTGAGTGCATTGTAATCAGTGTACCCAAATCCAATGATCTTCAAAATTAAGAAATTGTACAAACGAATGAACACTATCGTTTATAGAGCTATCACACGCAATAGTCGGGCATTATTGCACGATTTGTCGTGCCCCACTTATATTCCATGTTCAGGCCGATATTCAGTTATTCAATAGCGAGTGTTATACACTAGCCTGCCCGTAAAGCCACTCAGCCTCTTCACAATAATCACGACACCACATAACGTACTATTTCACTAACAAATGAAATCGATGTGAATATTACGAAACGCAACAACGAATATTTGTTGACAGCGATCTGTttcaacacaacaaaacaatcgtGCTCTGTGAATTGATTCATCGATTACTGACGTGTTGTTCCGAATATAGTAACGGTCTTCCCCACGTTTCCTTCCTCTCATACACGTCATTTCTAACTTTGCTGCCCGCCCGACTGGTACAGCTGGGATTTCATCACAAAGAGACATCTAGAATTCATTCCACGAAGGGCAAGGTCGTTtagttcatgaatattcatagaTAAACGGCTTAAAACGTGATTCAGTAATGTTATTGGTTGCTGATTGGTTAATAAATATGCAAGTAGGGTCAGAGTTGAAGAGGTTACAGTGACGCAAGCCCACTGAATATATATACCGGCGAGTAGACCAGCTGATTTCATTGTCAGTTTAAGTTTCCTCGTTGATCGGACGGATATTTACCCTGACAGTTCACTTTAAACACTACTGGATTTTATTCTGTTTGATCTCAGTATCTAAAAACTTCATTACAAGATGGTTCGCGTCGTGTGTCAAAATTTCCAGAGGCCGAGAAGCCGGCATACCTCGGGCGAGTCGCCTTATTCCGTTGATACGGACTTGGCACGGAGAGCCGCTGAGGCCTTGACCACAATGACCGCCGTGGAGGGACGCAAGTTTgattcagatacagaaacatcTAGCGATGCCTGTTGGGAATCGGATGGAGGTACATGTTGGGATGTTGGCACTAGCGACAGCGGAGCAGAGCCAGCCACAGACAAGGTAGGTTAGCTTGACCTAATTCACCGAGTTTCAGCTGACGATCAGCTGTGAGAGGCCGCACGTAGAAACTGCACTCCCGTACAGATAAAGCTGTTTACATGATAACAAGTGTTGTCGACATTCATTTATTGTTAATGGAATAACCTATTCATATATCATCGTCACGGGACGATGCGATTGTGCAATTATAGATCCAAGTCATGCTAAATGAAATTGCGCAAAAAGTATGCCGTCAGCAGTTACGCTCAGCTGATCCGTTGCCGACCCTGTTCACCTACTGCGCAGGTTATAttgagaagggaggtaactcgctGATCAATAGTAGTGCGATATCGGCACACGAAATATTGATGGATTTGGTTGTATTGTAGGACGCGCTGTTGAAGAAACGCAAAGCAAGGCGGAGGGAGAGAAATAAGGTTTCAGCACAAGCTTACCGTCAAAGGAGGAAAGAACAGACGCTCTCTCAGCAGAAGGTAAGATATATGGAGCAGGAATATTATTTCTTCATTTTTATAGGCTCTTGAATAAGGCATTGTGATAAAAAAGGTTTCAAACTCTTAAATTCAAACAAAGGATTGTCCAGAAGTATAATTGTATTCACAATTACAATTGGTTTATAATTGtatttattaaaatttaaat
Proteins encoded:
- the LOC137293728 gene encoding uncharacterized protein produces the protein MVRVVCQNFQRPRSRHTSGESPYSVDTDLARRAAEALTTMTAVEGRKFDSDTETSSDACWESDGGTCWDVGTSDSGAEPATDKDALLKKRKARRRERNKVSAQAYRQRRKEQTLSQQKILTQLEDHQRELLEQIEKLQKEKLQVETFLRSCFTRQEPAPQASSSMDTIAHHLHNNHRHHENLCHSSNIPAIMSVS